The genomic interval TATTCTTTATACCGCATTTAACAGGAAAGCTATCCCCCCTTTCCAACATATATTTGGAATCTTTACAGCTTTATTAGGAACCTATTTTCTTGTATCTGCTGGGAATTTTTCTACTATTTCCATTAGACCGGAAGCTTTAGCATGGGGATTAAGCTCTGCTTTCTTTCTTGCCCTTTATACTTTACAGCCTGCTCAGCTGTTGAAGGACTTTGGCTCTACTGTAGTGGTTGCATGGGGAATGGTTCTTGGGGGGCTTGGAATGTCCTTTATCTATCCACCTTGGAAGACAGATGATGGGATATTTTCCTTCTCTTCTATCCTAGCAATCGTATTCGTCATTTTATTTGGGACCTTAATTGCTTTCTTTTGTTATTTAGAAAGCTTAAATCATTTGGAGGCTGCTGAGACTAGTTTATTGTCATGCGCAGAACCATTATCTGCAGCATTCCTTGCCATCATATGGCTAAAGGTTCCATTTAGTATATTCGAATGGATTGGCGCTTTTTTTATTTTAACCACGATTCTCTTGCTATCTCTTAAACGAAAAAACATGGAAAGAAAATTAGCAGAAAAAACGATTTAGTAAGTAAGGGCTCAGCATAAAGATTTTGTAAAATGCATGAGCCTAATTTTTTCTTCAATGAATAACCTCTTCAACTTTTGCATCTGTAACTTGGATTAACCGTTCAACTGTTATTTCGATTTGGGTACCAATTTTCCCACCACTAACAATAATGGCTGATAGCTTGTCCACACTTTTATCTAAAATAGTTTCATATTTTTTCTTCATGCCGATTGGTGAACATCCACCTCGAATATAACCAGTCGTTTTTTGAATATCCTTCACAGCAATCATTTCAATTTTTTTAGCCTTAACTACTTTTGCTGCCTTTTTTAAATCAAGCTCTGCTGCAACAGGAATAACAAATACATAGACACCCGCTCCCCCATCTTTCACCACAAGTGTTTTGTACACCATTTCTATTTCTTTTCCTATCTTTCCTGCAACGGAAATGCCATCGATTTTGCCATCTTTATTATCATATGTATGGACAATGTATGGAATCTTTTCGGCGTCCAAAATTCGCATTGCATTTGTTTTGGTAGTAGCCATGTATAATCCTCCTTTCCCAATACGTGTAAATGCTTCCCTTATTAAATTTTATCATAGCAAATGGAAAACGAATTTGAAATAATCTTGAACCAAAGCTTCCCACTCTTCATATAGTATGGAAAAGTGTAATTTGACTTGTTGGGAGGATAAAAATGGAACCGACCTATCAAGACGCCCTCGCCTATTTTGGGGTAAGTGGTGCACATCCAGGTGGATTAACGCTAACAAAATTTTTATTAGAGCAGGAAAAAATAACGAAAGAAACAACACTCCTTGATGGTGGCTGTGGTACTGGCCAAACATCTGCCTTTATAAAAAAGAACTATCCTTGTTCTGTAACAAGTATTGATTATCATCCGACTATGGTCAAAAGAGCAAAAAATCGATTTGAAAAAGAGAACCTTTCCATCCAATTAGTGCAAGGAAGTCTAGAAAAAATACCCTTTCCTTCCAACAGCTTCGACATTATTTTAGTAGAATCCGTGCTTATTTTTACTAATTGCAAAAACTCTCTTGCTGAAATCAAAAGAGTGCTAAAACCAGGCGGTGTACTGCTTTTGCTAGAAATGACAGCCGAAAGAGCTCTTCATGCAATGGAACAACAGAATATGTGTGAAGTATATGGAATTGAGAAAGTTTACACAGAAAAGGAATGGATTCATTTAATGAAGGAGGCAGGTTTTCCCAAAATAGAAGTAAAGCTTGGACACTCTGTTTTTTCCCATATGATGACAGGAATGGAACCAGAGGACGAAGCAATTGATATGACCGTTCCTGTAAATATGCAATTAGAAGGTAAGTTAATGGATCATTCCTATATTCTTTATACGTATGGGAATATAATCGGCTATCGTGTATATCGTGCTAGCATTTAAGAAGGTAGAGGGTCTCTCACAGAGAACCTCTTTTATTATTTCTCACGCTCTTTTAACAGAGCTTTATGAATCCATATGGCTGCTTGTGAGCCTTCTCCCATTGCGATAGTAACCTGTTCAGAATGGGCAACCACGTCCCCTGCTGCCCAAACACCATCTACATTCGTCATTTTCGTGCGAGGATGTACGATAATATGATTGTTTTCCATTATTTCGACTCCTAAAGGTACTGCAAGGTCCGATTTTACTTTATTACCGCCAAATGCAATAAAACTAGATGTAGCTTCCATTTTCTTACCGTCCTCTAATTCATATCCTTTGATTTGGGAGCCTTCCGCTATAACTTTTTTTATTTTTGCTGTAACAATAGGAATGTTATTAGCATCCAACTCCTTTTCTAGTTTTGCCTCTAAAGCTTCTCCTCCCTGATTAATATAAAGAATTTCCTTTGTCCAATATAATAAAGTTAGTGCCATATTTGCCCCTACATTACCGTTTCCAATGATGATTACTTTCTTATCCTTCACTTCATAGCCATCACAATCTGGGCATAAATAGACACTAACTCCCAGACAAGGATATAATTCAGGAAAGGAAGGAATATTATCCATTACACCTGTTGCAATCAATATTTTTCGAGAGCGAATAATATCTGTTTCTGTTTGAACAAAAAAATAATCCTCCTCTTTTTTTAAAGTAGTTACAGTGCTTTTTAGAAACTCGACTCCTAAGGCTTCTGCATGCTTTCTTCCTAAGCTACGCAATTCATCACCACTTACTCCATCTGGATAACCTAATATATTATGATAGCTTTTACATAAAGTAGAGCGTCCGTCTTCTGCATCGATAATAAGCACTTCATGCTTGTATCTGCCTAATTGAATTGCTGCCTGTAATCCAGCAATTCCACCGCCAATAATAATGCAATCAAGTATTCTGGTCATCTTCATTTCCCTTCTTTCCTTTCTAGTCATTCCTTTAGTTTTTACGAGGAATAAATTCTTATTCTTCCTTAACGGATGGAAAAGGTAGAATAAGAATTTATTTTCCCTATTGAACGAACAGCTAATAAAAATGAAAAAATGGCTATATAAACGGGGGTACCCGATTATATAGCCATTTGGCTTTATGAATTCATTACTTCTTCTTTAAAGAACTGTGGTAAGTGTTCTTTATGTGCCTCTAGCATTTCATCCAAAATTTGTTTTGCTACTTTATCAGATGGGAGTAATGGGTTAATCGTCATTGCTAGTAAGGCTGTATGATAATTACCGGTCACTGCTGCTTCTGCTGACACTCTTTCAAAGGACTTAATTTGTTGAACTAGTCCACGAACAGCGACAGGAAGATCGCCTATTGCAATTGGTTTCGGTCCATCTTTCGTAATGATACTGCTAATTTCTACCGCAGATTCATCTGGAATACTAGCAATTGCCCCATTATTTATCGTATTTACCGGCTGGATATCTCTTCTATCGTTATACATTGAATCAATTAGACTACAAGCAGCATCACTATAGTATGCTCCGCCTCTTTTTTCTAATTGTGGGGGCTTTATCGCTAAATTCTCATCCTTATAAAGCTCAAATAGCTCTTTTTCTAATTGCTGAACTACTTCAGCACGTGTACCTTGTTCAGCTGCTTCTTCTAATTCATTTTGAAGCATTTCTGCTTGTTTATAATAATAACGATGGTAACCACAAGGGATTACGCCTAATGCTTTAATAAAATCTGGGTCCCAATCGATTGCAGCAATATTTTTCATTGTATCACTCTTATGCTTTGTCATTTCCTCTAAGAATTCTTGTGTAATATTCTTTCCGTCTAAGTATACATTTAAGCCAAATACCATGTGATTCAACCCAGCAAAATCTACATGTACACGACTAGATTCTACCTCTAATAGCTTTGCAACCCCCATTTGAATAGAAATCGGTACATTACATAGCCCGACGATTCTCTTCCATTTACTATGACGAAGAACCGCTTCTGTCACCATTCCTGCTGGGTTCGTAAAGTTAATGAGCCAAGCATTTGGACAAAGCTCTTCCATATCCTTTACAATATCCAAAATGACTGGAATGGTTCGTAAACCTTTAAACAATCCGCCTGGACCATTGGTTTCTTGCCCGATTACATTATATTTTAGTGGAATTCTTTCATCCTTTGCACGAGCAGCTAACAAGCCAACACGAAATTGAGTTGTAACAAAATCAGCATCCTTGAGTGCTTCTCTCCGATCTAATGTTAGATGAATTTCAATCGGCACTCCCGCCTTTTTCACCATTCTTTTTGCCAAATTCCCAACAATATTAAGCTTTTCTTTCCCCTCTGGAATATCTACTAACCAAAGCTCACGAACAGGTAATGAATCATATCTTTTAATAAAACCTTCCACTAATTCAGGTGTGTAGCTCGATCCACCGCCAATGGTAACAATTTTAATTCCTTTTTCCATAACCGATCGCCTTCTTCCTTTTATTTTTGCAACCCCTTACAAAATTAATTATAAAAAAGGCCCGCAATTGTTTCTTCGTATACAACGTTACCTTCTAATCCAATTCAAGTAAATAGAATCAAGGGGTTTAGGACTTTTTCACACAGAATGGAACGTGTTCCAAAAAAGGAACACTGTGTTTCTATCTAAGATACAAGGAATGATTTTTTCCATAAAAAATAGGAGCTTAATAAAGTTATTACTCTTTATTAAACTCCTTCTTCCGAGCATGAGCTCTAAATATTAATTGATTTATAACTTCTGAAAACATTAAGCCCATCGCAATGGAACCAGATATTAAACACACCTTTGCTGCAAGGCTAACAGCTACATAATAATCATTCTCCACAAAATGACGCATTGCGTTATAGGCCGCGCCCCCTGGCACCAACGGAATAATTCCAGCGACACTAAAAATGATAACTGGAGATTTGTATAATCGGGCAAACACTTGACCTATCACCGCTACAAGAAAAGAACCAGATAACGCTGCTAATACCTCATTATGATAAAAATATACAATTGCCCAATAGGCAAGCCAGCCAAGCATCCCTACGAATCCGCACTGGATTAATAACTTCCGAGGAATGTGAAAGATGATGCCAAATCCACATGTTGCGACAAAGCTAGTGATTGCCTGTGCTAAAAATTCATTCATTGCTATTTCCTCTCCTTAAAAAACCAAAAATGCAACAGCGATTCCTGATCCAATTGCTGTAGCGGTTAAAATTGCCTCGGCTCCTTTGGAGATACCAGACACTAAATGTCCAGCCATCAAATCTCTTACTGCATTTGTAATGAGCAAGCCAGGAACGAGAGGCATCACAGACCCGATTATAATCTTATCTACTTCCGAGCCAAATCCAGTCGAAACAGCTAAAAAAGCTATCACTCCAATAACGAAAGCAGCAGAGACTTCAGCAAAGAACTTTATTTGCAAAGCTTTGTGGAAATACAAGGAACATAAGAAACCCAATCCACCAGCTAGAAAAGCAGGAATAAAATCTTGCCAAACACCATCGAACATGATTAAAAAACAGCCACTTGCAATAGCCGCTGCCATCACTTGAAACAAATCAGAATACGTACATTTTTCATCTTCTACATCTTTCAATAAATGATATGCTTCCTTCATGCTTACTGTCCCCGTACTTATTCTACGAGAAATGTCATTTACTCGAACGACCTTTTCTAAATTAGTCGTCCGCTCAATAATACGATTTAATTTTGTCTTTGTCGGTTCTTCGCCTTCTAGCGATAAAATAATGCCTGTTGGGGTAACAAAGCAATCAGAGTCTGTCACACCATAAGCAATTGCAATCCTTGTCATCGTATCTTCTACGCGATGAGTTTCGGCACCATTCTGTAACATGATACTCCCTGCTAATATGCAGATTTCCATAATGTCATATGTTTTTTCCACGGATATATATGTCATATCATCTCTCCATTAAAGAAAAGTATAAGCACCTCTATAGTAAATCATCGTTGTAGAAATAAAGTGGAACTGCTGATATCTATGCTGATATAAGCAAGACTAATTACTTTTACAAGTCATTT from Niallia sp. FSL W8-0635 carries:
- a CDS encoding EamA family transporter: MKRKSIGILLVLTAAISWGVSGSVAQFLFTQKQFTTGWLVCVRLLTSGAILLLYLGLTKNPDIWNIWKRRASVINILIFGLLGMAGVQFTYFAAIETSNAATATLLQYLAPVLIILYTAFNRKAIPPFQHIFGIFTALLGTYFLVSAGNFSTISIRPEALAWGLSSAFFLALYTLQPAQLLKDFGSTVVVAWGMVLGGLGMSFIYPPWKTDDGIFSFSSILAIVFVILFGTLIAFFCYLESLNHLEAAETSLLSCAEPLSAAFLAIIWLKVPFSIFEWIGAFFILTTILLLSLKRKNMERKLAEKTI
- the ybaK gene encoding Cys-tRNA(Pro) deacylase yields the protein MATTKTNAMRILDAEKIPYIVHTYDNKDGKIDGISVAGKIGKEIEMVYKTLVVKDGGAGVYVFVIPVAAELDLKKAAKVVKAKKIEMIAVKDIQKTTGYIRGGCSPIGMKKKYETILDKSVDKLSAIIVSGGKIGTQIEITVERLIQVTDAKVEEVIH
- a CDS encoding class I SAM-dependent methyltransferase, encoding MEPTYQDALAYFGVSGAHPGGLTLTKFLLEQEKITKETTLLDGGCGTGQTSAFIKKNYPCSVTSIDYHPTMVKRAKNRFEKENLSIQLVQGSLEKIPFPSNSFDIILVESVLIFTNCKNSLAEIKRVLKPGGVLLLLEMTAERALHAMEQQNMCEVYGIEKVYTEKEWIHLMKEAGFPKIEVKLGHSVFSHMMTGMEPEDEAIDMTVPVNMQLEGKLMDHSYILYTYGNIIGYRVYRASI
- a CDS encoding NAD(P)/FAD-dependent oxidoreductase, with the protein product MTRILDCIIIGGGIAGLQAAIQLGRYKHEVLIIDAEDGRSTLCKSYHNILGYPDGVSGDELRSLGRKHAEALGVEFLKSTVTTLKKEEDYFFVQTETDIIRSRKILIATGVMDNIPSFPELYPCLGVSVYLCPDCDGYEVKDKKVIIIGNGNVGANMALTLLYWTKEILYINQGGEALEAKLEKELDANNIPIVTAKIKKVIAEGSQIKGYELEDGKKMEATSSFIAFGGNKVKSDLAVPLGVEIMENNHIIVHPRTKMTNVDGVWAAGDVVAHSEQVTIAMGEGSQAAIWIHKALLKEREK
- a CDS encoding 6-phospho-beta-glucosidase, whose translation is MEKGIKIVTIGGGSSYTPELVEGFIKRYDSLPVRELWLVDIPEGKEKLNIVGNLAKRMVKKAGVPIEIHLTLDRREALKDADFVTTQFRVGLLAARAKDERIPLKYNVIGQETNGPGGLFKGLRTIPVILDIVKDMEELCPNAWLINFTNPAGMVTEAVLRHSKWKRIVGLCNVPISIQMGVAKLLEVESSRVHVDFAGLNHMVFGLNVYLDGKNITQEFLEEMTKHKSDTMKNIAAIDWDPDFIKALGVIPCGYHRYYYKQAEMLQNELEEAAEQGTRAEVVQQLEKELFELYKDENLAIKPPQLEKRGGAYYSDAACSLIDSMYNDRRDIQPVNTINNGAIASIPDESAVEISSIITKDGPKPIAIGDLPVAVRGLVQQIKSFERVSAEAAVTGNYHTALLAMTINPLLPSDKVAKQILDEMLEAHKEHLPQFFKEEVMNS
- a CDS encoding threonine/serine exporter family protein, which gives rise to MNEFLAQAITSFVATCGFGIIFHIPRKLLIQCGFVGMLGWLAYWAIVYFYHNEVLAALSGSFLVAVIGQVFARLYKSPVIIFSVAGIIPLVPGGAAYNAMRHFVENDYYVAVSLAAKVCLISGSIAMGLMFSEVINQLIFRAHARKKEFNKE
- a CDS encoding threonine/serine exporter family protein, producing MTYISVEKTYDIMEICILAGSIMLQNGAETHRVEDTMTRIAIAYGVTDSDCFVTPTGIILSLEGEEPTKTKLNRIIERTTNLEKVVRVNDISRRISTGTVSMKEAYHLLKDVEDEKCTYSDLFQVMAAAIASGCFLIMFDGVWQDFIPAFLAGGLGFLCSLYFHKALQIKFFAEVSAAFVIGVIAFLAVSTGFGSEVDKIIIGSVMPLVPGLLITNAVRDLMAGHLVSGISKGAEAILTATAIGSGIAVAFLVF